A window of the Astyanax mexicanus isolate ESR-SI-001 chromosome 22, AstMex3_surface, whole genome shotgun sequence genome harbors these coding sequences:
- the b3galt8 gene encoding beta-1,3-galactosyltransferase 1, translating into MLKYLRSKLFRCVVLSLAALVSVSVNLLWKDGSSELPSRRLEPLEDEQYKIISPATYKYHINHPRLCEGRRPFLVFMIPVRGEDRQARDAIRKTWGQDNPIVPDVDVARMFFIGQTGESNPRLEEHLRKESEVHQDIVYVDFIDTYQNLTVKTMMIMNWLATYCPSARYAMKVDADIFVNVPYLVRYLQNQGESSQKDFITGSVINDGCPRRNQRSKWYLSKEAYPESRFPPYVSGAGYVFSIDLAKKISWASRYVRPIPMEDVYVGLCLHFLDVQPVFSRTFLPYRNLFEIRHLEYDACTYAQRIIVTGFTPSQLLNIWTDFQKDRLAC; encoded by the coding sequence ATGCTCAAATATCTCAGATCTAAGCTGTTTAGATGCGTCGTCTTGAGTTTAGCtgctttagtttcagtttcagttaattTATTATGGAAAGACGGCTCATCTGAGCTTCCGTCTAGACGCTTGGAGCCTTTAGAAGATGAGCAGTACAAGATCATCTCACCAGCCACCTATAAATACCATATAAACCACCCCAGGCTGTGTGAAGGGAGGAGACCTTTCTTAGTGTTCATGATTCCGGTTAGAGGTGAAGACAGACAAGCCAGAGACGCCATCAGGAAGACATGGGGACAAGATAATCCAATTGTTCCAGACGTGGATGTTGCAAGGATGTTCTTCATTGGACAGACAGGAGAATCCAATCCACGGCTTGAGGAACATCTGCGCAAAGAAAGCGAAGTACATCAGGATATCGTCTACGTAGATTTTATCGATACGTACCAGAACCTCACCGTCAAGACGATGATGATCATGAACTGGCTGGCGACTTACTGTCCGTCAGCTCGATACGCAATGAAAGTGGACGCCGACATCTTCGTTAACGTGCCTTATCTTGTCCGCTACCTCCAGAACCAAGGTGAATCTTCTCAGAAGGACTTCATCACAGGCTCGGTCATTAACGACGGGTGCCCTCGCAGGAACCAACGCAGCAAATGGTACCTTTCCAAGGAAGCGTACCCAGAAAGCAGGTTCCCGCCGTACGTTTCCGGAGCCGGGTACGTGTTCTCCATCGATCTCGCCAAGAAGATATCGTGGGCTTCCAGATACGTGCGCCCGATACCCATGGAGGACGTCTACGTGGGCTTGTGCCTCCACTTCCTAGACGTCCAGCCGGTCTTCTCCAGGACGTTCCTCCCTTACAGGAACCTGTTCGAGATCCGGCACCTGGAGTACGACGCTTGCACCTACGCCCAGCGCATCATCGTGACTGGATTTACTCCCAGCCAGCTGCTGAACATCTGGACAGACTTTCAGAAAGACAGGTTGGCATGCTGA